The Devosia sp. SD17-2 genome includes a region encoding these proteins:
- a CDS encoding FtsX-like permease family protein, with protein sequence MIAGRYLRARRKEAFISVIASLTMVGVAIGVATLIVVMSVMNGFRAELLDKILGLNGHFTAFPIESKFTDYKDTVDAIETVEGVTYAVYFVEGQVLASGRGSSAGVSVRGMDEENLSKLSLLHSSAELGSFEDWDELNGVAIGYRLAQTLGVTIGDQVQIINPDGAMTPFGSTPQIRSYPVNAIFNVGMVEFDSYFMYMPLGPAQDYFKLYEDVLKPGMGPLDPMASDAEIDAAYERVGQASAVEIFIQNPDAITLMRDRLQAKTELRPMVLTDWQQRNETFFSALQVERVVMFTILSMIILVAAFNIISSLVMLVKDKGKDIAVLRTMGATRGAIMRIFSITGTAIGVIGTLTGLVLGLIVAANAETLRAAISNTLGIALFPPEVFFLSALPSKTDPVEVTVVVALALGLSFLATLYPAWRAAQYDPIEALRYE encoded by the coding sequence ATGATTGCTGGGCGCTATCTGCGCGCGCGGCGCAAGGAAGCTTTCATCTCGGTCATCGCCAGCCTCACCATGGTTGGCGTGGCCATCGGGGTTGCCACGCTGATCGTGGTGATGTCGGTGATGAACGGCTTCCGCGCCGAACTCCTGGACAAGATCCTGGGGCTCAATGGCCATTTCACGGCCTTTCCGATCGAGAGCAAGTTTACCGACTACAAGGACACCGTCGACGCCATCGAGACCGTCGAGGGTGTCACCTATGCGGTCTACTTCGTGGAAGGGCAGGTGCTTGCCTCCGGTCGCGGCAGTTCGGCCGGTGTCAGCGTTCGCGGCATGGATGAGGAAAACCTCAGCAAGCTCAGCCTGCTGCACAGTTCGGCCGAGCTTGGCAGCTTTGAGGATTGGGACGAGCTCAACGGCGTCGCTATCGGCTATCGCCTGGCGCAGACGCTGGGCGTGACCATCGGCGATCAGGTCCAGATCATCAATCCTGACGGCGCCATGACGCCATTCGGCTCGACCCCGCAGATCCGCTCCTACCCGGTCAATGCCATCTTCAACGTCGGCATGGTCGAGTTCGACAGCTACTTCATGTACATGCCGCTCGGCCCGGCGCAGGATTATTTCAAGCTCTACGAAGATGTCCTCAAGCCCGGCATGGGCCCGCTCGACCCCATGGCCAGCGACGCGGAAATCGACGCCGCCTATGAGCGCGTGGGGCAGGCCTCGGCCGTCGAAATTTTCATCCAGAACCCGGATGCCATCACCCTGATGCGGGATCGCCTGCAGGCCAAGACCGAGCTGCGCCCCATGGTGCTGACGGACTGGCAGCAGCGCAACGAAACCTTCTTTTCGGCGCTGCAGGTCGAGCGCGTTGTGATGTTCACTATCCTGTCGATGATCATCCTCGTGGCCGCCTTCAACATTATTTCCAGCCTCGTCATGCTGGTGAAGGACAAGGGCAAGGATATCGCGGTGCTGCGCACCATGGGCGCGACACGCGGCGCCATCATGCGCATCTTCTCGATCACCGGCACCGCCATCGGCGTCATCGGCACGCTGACCGGGCTGGTCCTCGGTCTGATCGTTGCCGCAAATGCCGAGACCCTTCGCGCCGCCATTTCCAACACGCTGGGCATCGCGCTCTTCCCGCCGGAAGTGTTCTTCCTCTCGGCACTGCCGAGCAAGACAGATCCGGTGGAGGTCACCGTGGTGGTGGCGTTGGCGCTGGGGCTGAGCTTCCTGGCGACGCTCTATCCGGCGTGGCGTGCCGCTCAATATGATCCAATCGAGGCGCTGCGCTATGAGTAA
- the proS gene encoding proline--tRNA ligase, translating to MRLSRYFLPVLRDVPKEAEIVSHRLMLRAGMIRQQASGLYSWLPLGYKVLMKVQKIIEEEQNRSGAIELLMPTIQSADLWRESGRYEAYGKEMLRIEDRHEREFLYGPTNEEMITDIFRTYVKSYKDLPLNLYHIQWKFRDEVRPRFGTMRSREFLMKDAYSFDLDKDRAVAAYERMFVAYLRTYARMGLTAIPMRADTGPIGGDLSHEWIILAETGESQVFCHRDLLDKPIPGKDVDFRGDLKPIFNDWTSLYAATEEMVDHAEYESSVPEDKRVSARGIEVGHIFYFGTKYSEPMKASVTGSDGKETIVHMGSYGIGLTRVVPAIIEASHDENGIVWPVSVAPFEAVLINLKAGDADTDAACDKLYGELTAAGLDMLYDDRDQPAGSKFATADLVGIPYQIILGPRGLKSGEVEIKHRKSGERETLPISAAVERLRGLIEPQRMDNI from the coding sequence ATGCGCCTTTCCCGCTATTTTCTGCCGGTGCTCCGTGATGTGCCGAAGGAAGCCGAGATTGTTTCCCATCGCCTGATGCTGCGGGCCGGCATGATCCGCCAGCAGGCCTCCGGCCTCTATTCCTGGCTGCCGCTCGGCTACAAGGTGCTGATGAAGGTCCAGAAGATCATCGAGGAGGAGCAGAACCGCTCCGGAGCGATCGAACTGCTGATGCCCACCATCCAGTCTGCGGACCTCTGGCGCGAGTCCGGCCGTTACGAAGCCTACGGCAAGGAAATGCTGCGCATCGAGGATCGGCACGAGCGCGAGTTCCTCTATGGTCCCACCAATGAGGAGATGATCACCGACATCTTCCGGACCTATGTGAAGTCCTACAAGGACCTGCCGCTGAACCTCTACCACATCCAGTGGAAGTTCCGTGACGAGGTGCGTCCGCGCTTCGGCACCATGCGCAGCCGCGAATTCCTGATGAAGGATGCCTATTCCTTCGATCTCGACAAGGATCGCGCCGTCGCCGCCTATGAGCGCATGTTCGTGGCTTATCTGCGCACCTATGCTCGCATGGGCCTGACTGCCATCCCGATGCGCGCCGACACCGGCCCGATCGGTGGCGATCTCAGCCATGAGTGGATCATTCTGGCCGAAACTGGCGAAAGCCAGGTGTTCTGCCACCGCGACCTGCTGGACAAGCCGATCCCGGGCAAGGACGTCGACTTCCGCGGCGACCTCAAGCCGATCTTCAACGACTGGACCTCGCTCTATGCGGCCACCGAAGAAATGGTCGATCACGCCGAATACGAATCCAGCGTGCCCGAAGACAAGCGCGTCTCGGCCCGCGGCATCGAAGTCGGTCACATCTTCTATTTCGGCACGAAGTACTCGGAGCCGATGAAGGCCAGCGTCACCGGTTCGGATGGCAAGGAAACCATCGTGCACATGGGGTCCTATGGCATCGGCCTGACCCGCGTCGTGCCGGCCATCATCGAAGCCAGCCACGACGAGAACGGCATTGTCTGGCCGGTCTCCGTCGCGCCGTTTGAAGCTGTGCTGATCAACCTCAAGGCCGGCGACGCCGACACCGACGCTGCTTGCGACAAGCTCTATGGTGAGCTGACGGCGGCGGGTCTCGACATGCTCTATGACGACCGTGACCAGCCTGCCGGCAGCAAGTTTGCCACGGCCGATCTCGTCGGCATCCCGTACCAGATCATTCTCGGACCGCGCGGCCTTAAATCGGGCGAAGTCGAAATCAAGCATCGCAAGAGCGGCGAGCGTGAAACGCTGCCGATCTCTGCCGCAGTCGAACGTCTGCGTGGCCTCATCGAACCCCAGCGGATGGACAACATTTGA
- the tnpB gene encoding IS66 family insertion sequence element accessory protein TnpB (TnpB, as the term is used for proteins encoded by IS66 family insertion elements, is considered an accessory protein, since TnpC, encoded by a neighboring gene, is a DDE family transposase.) codes for MIFPSNRVRIMVATKPIDFRKGHDSLAALVKNVLHEDPFTGTVFVFRAKKTDRLKLLYWDGTGLVMAYKRLEEHSFSWPAVTDGVMTLSHAQFETLFSGLDWRRVRAVEARAPEAVE; via the coding sequence ATGATCTTTCCTTCCAACCGAGTGCGGATCATGGTGGCGACCAAGCCGATCGACTTCCGCAAAGGCCACGACAGTCTGGCGGCGCTGGTCAAGAATGTGTTGCACGAGGACCCGTTCACCGGCACGGTCTTTGTGTTCCGCGCCAAAAAGACCGATCGGCTAAAGTTGCTCTACTGGGATGGCACGGGCTTGGTCATGGCCTACAAGCGACTTGAAGAGCACAGCTTTAGCTGGCCTGCGGTGACGGATGGGGTGATGACGTTGAGCCATGCGCAGTTCGAGACGCTGTTCTCTGGGCTCGACTGGCGGCGGGTTCGGGCAGTGGAAGCGCGGGCCCCAGAAGCGGTCGAATAA
- a CDS encoding ribonuclease J, which translates to MAKSPRDELVFVPLGGVGEIGMNMGAYGFGPARSRKWIVVDCGVSFGGPDLPGIELIMANPEFLEENADDVLALILTHSHEDHYGAVLDLWPVFDKPVYATPFTAAMLAAKRAGDGIVENVDITIMRPGKPFNIGPFTIEAINVAHSIPEANALLITTPVGRVLHTGDWKLDPTPTMGNPTDFARLQAIGGDTELPLALICDSTNAMKDGQSPSEAEIGATLAALIAEAPHRVAVTTFASNVGRVVSIVRAAHQNGRQVVMSGRSLHRIMGIAKELGMLEGLPPVLDQDAYKSVPRDKCVLICTGSQGEARAAIARIARGDHPVIDLNAGDRMIFSSWAIPGNEREVIDIQNLLIDKGVELITQNDALVHVTGHPRRDELRQLYKWVKPEVLVPVHGEAMHLAAHAKLGREEGIPNVCEARNGDMVRLFPEPMTFPAEVRTGELYLDGLVLCTPEESGVKGRRRLSFGGHVVVSLCVNSSGHVVSGPQYVIEGLPETEDESIVYLVEDTVGGVIKSMPPKRRSDPDVLGSALFKAIRNELNAFWGRKPNVNVFVHRV; encoded by the coding sequence ATGGCCAAATCCCCAAGGGATGAGCTTGTCTTCGTGCCGCTTGGCGGCGTCGGTGAAATCGGCATGAATATGGGCGCGTACGGTTTTGGTCCGGCGCGCTCCCGCAAGTGGATTGTTGTCGATTGCGGCGTCAGCTTCGGCGGCCCGGACCTGCCCGGCATCGAGCTGATCATGGCGAACCCCGAGTTTCTCGAGGAAAACGCCGACGACGTGCTCGCGCTCATCCTGACCCACAGCCACGAAGATCACTATGGCGCCGTGCTCGACCTCTGGCCTGTCTTTGACAAGCCGGTCTATGCGACGCCGTTTACGGCCGCGATGCTGGCGGCCAAGCGGGCAGGGGACGGGATCGTCGAAAACGTCGACATCACCATCATGCGTCCGGGCAAGCCGTTCAACATCGGCCCGTTTACCATCGAGGCGATCAATGTCGCCCACTCGATCCCCGAGGCCAATGCGCTGCTGATCACCACGCCGGTCGGACGCGTGCTGCACACCGGCGACTGGAAGCTCGATCCGACCCCGACCATGGGTAATCCGACCGACTTCGCTCGCCTCCAGGCCATCGGCGGCGACACCGAATTGCCGCTGGCGCTCATCTGCGACTCGACCAATGCGATGAAGGATGGGCAGAGCCCGAGCGAGGCCGAAATCGGCGCGACGCTCGCAGCCCTGATCGCTGAAGCGCCGCATCGTGTTGCCGTCACCACCTTCGCCTCCAACGTGGGCCGCGTCGTCTCCATCGTGCGCGCCGCCCATCAGAACGGCCGCCAGGTGGTGATGTCGGGGCGCTCCCTCCATCGCATCATGGGCATCGCCAAGGAGCTTGGCATGCTCGAGGGCCTGCCGCCCGTGCTGGACCAGGATGCCTACAAGTCCGTGCCGCGCGACAAGTGCGTGCTGATCTGTACCGGCAGCCAGGGTGAAGCCCGCGCCGCCATCGCCCGCATTGCGCGCGGTGACCACCCGGTCATCGATCTCAACGCCGGCGACCGGATGATCTTCTCGTCCTGGGCAATTCCGGGCAATGAGCGCGAAGTCATCGACATCCAGAACCTGCTCATCGACAAGGGCGTCGAGCTCATCACCCAGAACGATGCGCTGGTGCATGTCACCGGCCATCCGCGCCGCGACGAGCTGCGCCAGCTCTACAAGTGGGTGAAGCCGGAAGTGCTGGTGCCGGTGCACGGCGAAGCCATGCACCTGGCCGCCCATGCAAAGCTTGGTCGCGAAGAGGGCATTCCCAATGTGTGCGAAGCGCGCAATGGCGACATGGTCCGTCTCTTCCCTGAGCCAATGACCTTCCCGGCAGAAGTGCGCACCGGCGAGCTCTATCTCGACGGTCTCGTGCTCTGCACGCCCGAAGAGAGCGGCGTGAAAGGTCGTCGCCGCCTGTCCTTCGGCGGCCATGTCGTGGTCAGCCTCTGCGTCAATTCCAGTGGCCATGTCGTCTCTGGCCCGCAGTATGTCATCGAGGGCCTGCCCGAAACCGAGGACGAGTCCATCGTCTATCTGGTCGAGGACACGGTCGGTGGTGTCATCAAGTCGATGCCACCCAAGCGCCGTTCGGATCCCGATGTGCTGGGTTCGGCCCTCTTCAAGGCCATCCGCAATGAGCTCAACGCATTCTGGGGCCGCAAGCCGAACGTGAACGTCTTCGTTCACCGCGTGTAA
- a CDS encoding transposase, with translation MDAPLELLTSGGRRRRNRQWPDEVKARIVSETLRPGATVGEVAARHGLKANHVCSWRTLARNGKLVLPAPEDAVEFATLMVAPVVGDVTSAEPVASAGPEVVVGSVAIRLEPGASAARIASVVHALLAAS, from the coding sequence ATGGACGCTCCATTGGAGCTTCTCACAAGTGGCGGGAGACGGCGGCGCAATCGGCAGTGGCCCGATGAGGTGAAGGCGCGGATTGTCTCCGAAACGCTTCGTCCAGGGGCGACCGTTGGTGAAGTTGCGGCGCGGCATGGTCTGAAGGCCAACCATGTCTGCTCTTGGCGAACCCTTGCGCGGAACGGGAAGCTGGTGCTGCCGGCGCCAGAAGATGCGGTAGAGTTTGCGACGCTGATGGTCGCTCCGGTTGTTGGGGATGTGACGTCAGCGGAGCCGGTGGCGTCGGCTGGGCCGGAGGTCGTGGTGGGTTCGGTGGCCATTCGGCTGGAGCCAGGCGCTTCGGCGGCCCGGATTGCCTCGGTGGTCCACGCGCTGCTGGCGGCCTCATGA
- a CDS encoding ABC transporter ATP-binding protein — MSNPHLRLSGVHRHYGEGERMVRVLEAADMVVESGELVALVAPSGAGKSTLLHLCGLLEAPQAGEVEIVGVKTSGLNDRGRTQLRRSTVGYVYQFHHLLPEFSAIENVAMPQLIDGQSPEAARVRAQELLDLLGVGHRADHRPAELSGGEQQRVAIARAAANHPRVILADEPTGNLDPETSDRVFEALQSLIRNEGAAALIATHNYDLARRADRIVTLRNGQVVAHTL; from the coding sequence ATGAGTAATCCCCACCTGCGCCTCTCCGGTGTCCATCGCCATTATGGCGAGGGCGAACGCATGGTTCGCGTGCTCGAGGCCGCCGATATGGTGGTCGAAAGCGGTGAACTCGTCGCCCTGGTCGCCCCCTCGGGCGCAGGCAAGTCGACACTGCTCCATCTCTGCGGGCTGCTCGAAGCGCCGCAGGCGGGCGAGGTCGAGATCGTCGGGGTCAAGACCAGTGGCCTCAACGACCGTGGCCGCACGCAGTTGCGTCGCTCGACCGTCGGCTATGTCTACCAGTTCCATCATCTGCTGCCCGAATTCTCGGCCATCGAGAATGTGGCCATGCCGCAGCTGATCGACGGACAGAGCCCGGAGGCCGCCAGGGTGCGAGCGCAGGAACTGCTCGATCTTCTGGGTGTCGGCCATCGCGCCGATCATCGTCCGGCCGAACTCTCGGGTGGTGAGCAGCAGCGCGTCGCCATCGCCCGTGCTGCGGCCAATCATCCGCGCGTCATCCTCGCAGACGAGCCTACCGGCAATCTCGATCCGGAGACCAGCGACCGGGTGTTTGAAGCCCTGCAGTCGCTCATCCGCAACGAAGGCGCTGCCGCGCTGATTGCCACGCACAATTACGATCTGGCCCGCCGAGCCGACCGTATCGTCACCCTCCGCAATGGTCAGGTGGTTGCGCACACTCTCTAG
- a CDS encoding DUF1467 family protein, translated as MQFMSLAAVFFIIWWLSFVTVLPIGNKSHHETGAEIVSGTDPGSPVLPRIGFKILLATGVAIVVTALLFWGMSNETLHRYWNR; from the coding sequence ATGCAGTTCATGTCCCTCGCCGCAGTCTTTTTCATCATCTGGTGGCTGTCATTTGTGACAGTCCTGCCGATTGGCAATAAAAGCCACCACGAGACTGGTGCCGAGATCGTCAGTGGTACGGATCCGGGCTCGCCCGTTCTGCCGCGCATCGGGTTCAAGATCCTTCTGGCGACTGGGGTGGCGATCGTGGTCACTGCGCTCCTCTTCTGGGGCATGTCCAACGAGACGCTCCATCGCTACTGGAACCGCTGA
- a CDS encoding peptidylprolyl isomerase → MADYADPENTLVIETTKGNVVIEMRPDLAPNHVAHIKKLAREGFYDGIVFHRVIEGFMAQTGCPQGRGTGGSQYPDLKAEFSAEPHVRGVASMARAQNPDSANSQFFICFDDARFLDRQYTVWGKVVEGMENVDQIKRGEPVVNPDKMISVKVAADIAA, encoded by the coding sequence ATGGCCGATTACGCCGATCCCGAAAACACCCTCGTCATCGAAACCACCAAGGGCAATGTCGTCATCGAGATGCGTCCCGACCTGGCTCCGAACCACGTCGCCCATATCAAGAAGCTGGCCCGTGAAGGTTTTTACGATGGTATCGTGTTCCACCGCGTGATCGAGGGCTTCATGGCCCAGACCGGTTGCCCGCAGGGTCGTGGTACCGGCGGTTCGCAGTATCCGGACCTCAAGGCCGAATTCAGCGCCGAGCCGCACGTTCGTGGCGTCGCCTCCATGGCTCGCGCCCAGAACCCGGACAGCGCCAATTCGCAGTTCTTCATCTGCTTTGACGACGCCCGCTTCCTCGACCGCCAGTACACCGTCTGGGGCAAGGTTGTCGAAGGCATGGAAAATGTCGACCAGATCAAGCGCGGCGAGCCCGTCGTCAATCCGGACAAGATGATCTCTGTCAAGGTCGCAGCAGACATCGCTGCCTAA
- a CDS encoding IS66 family transposase: MLNAAELPDDIAALKAMLIAAEVRDQRKDERIAQLEKLVAAFKQAAFGRRSEKSDPDQFELALEDLETAIAVVQAEEDAEDRSARRPAKPRSANRGSLPKHLPRIEEIIEPQSLVCGCGGCLHRIGEDVSERLDVIPAQFRVIVTRRPKYACRFCTDGVVQAPAPGRLIPGGLPTEAMVAHVLVSKYADHLPLYRQAQIFSRQGVDLDRSTLADWVGRAAFELRPVYDALLADLKRSSKLFMDETRAPVLDPGTRKTKTGYFWALARDDRPWSGTAPPGVAFTYAPGRGGLHAERILQGFGGILQVDGYAGYNRLIAPGRVGSNIRLAYCWAHARRKLVDITRAGNAPIAEEGVRLIRELYSIEADIRGQGPDDRLAARQQRSAPAAARIREWLDHHRARVSAKAPLGEALGYIAKYWPGLVLFLADGRIELDNNAVERTIRPIALNRKNALFAGHDAGAENWAVIASLIETCKLNGVDPYAWLATTLRALVSDHKQSRINDLLPWNYASQLGD, translated from the coding sequence ATGCTCAATGCCGCCGAACTTCCTGACGATATTGCCGCCCTCAAGGCGATGCTGATCGCCGCGGAGGTGCGTGATCAGCGCAAGGATGAGCGGATCGCCCAACTGGAAAAGCTGGTCGCTGCGTTCAAGCAGGCAGCCTTCGGGCGTCGATCGGAAAAGAGCGACCCAGACCAGTTCGAGCTGGCGCTGGAGGATCTGGAAACGGCAATCGCGGTTGTCCAGGCCGAGGAGGACGCCGAGGACCGATCGGCCCGGCGGCCGGCCAAACCCCGCAGCGCCAATCGTGGTTCGCTCCCCAAGCACCTGCCGCGGATCGAGGAGATCATCGAGCCCCAAAGCCTGGTCTGTGGCTGCGGCGGTTGCCTGCACCGCATTGGCGAGGACGTCTCCGAGCGGCTCGACGTGATCCCTGCCCAGTTCCGCGTGATCGTGACCCGTCGCCCTAAATATGCCTGCCGGTTCTGCACGGACGGCGTGGTGCAAGCCCCGGCGCCCGGACGGTTGATCCCGGGCGGGCTGCCAACCGAGGCCATGGTCGCTCATGTCCTGGTCAGCAAGTACGCCGATCACCTGCCGTTGTATCGCCAGGCCCAGATCTTTAGCCGTCAGGGTGTTGATCTGGACCGTTCAACCCTCGCCGACTGGGTTGGTCGGGCCGCCTTCGAGCTGCGCCCGGTCTATGATGCCCTGCTGGCGGATCTGAAGCGGTCATCAAAGCTGTTCATGGACGAAACTCGCGCGCCGGTGCTCGATCCCGGTACCCGAAAAACCAAGACCGGTTACTTCTGGGCCCTAGCCCGCGATGATCGGCCCTGGAGTGGCACCGCGCCACCCGGTGTTGCCTTCACCTACGCGCCCGGCCGAGGCGGCCTTCATGCCGAACGGATCTTGCAGGGCTTTGGCGGCATCCTGCAGGTGGATGGCTATGCCGGCTATAATCGGCTGATCGCGCCTGGACGCGTCGGTTCGAATATCAGGCTCGCCTATTGCTGGGCCCATGCCCGCCGCAAGTTGGTGGATATAACGCGCGCGGGAAACGCCCCTATTGCGGAAGAGGGTGTGAGGCTGATCCGCGAACTCTATTCCATCGAGGCCGATATCCGAGGCCAGGGCCCGGATGACCGCCTGGCTGCGCGCCAGCAGAGATCGGCGCCGGCCGCCGCCCGGATAAGAGAATGGCTCGATCATCATCGCGCCCGCGTGTCCGCGAAAGCGCCCCTCGGGGAGGCACTGGGCTACATCGCCAAATACTGGCCGGGGTTGGTGCTATTCCTGGCCGATGGCCGCATCGAGCTCGACAACAATGCCGTCGAGCGGACTATCCGTCCGATTGCGCTGAACCGGAAAAACGCGCTCTTTGCCGGTCATGATGCTGGCGCCGAAAACTGGGCCGTCATCGCCTCGCTGATCGAAACCTGCAAGCTGAACGGCGTCGACCCCTACGCTTGGCTCGCCACGACCCTCCGCGCCCTCGTGAGCGACCACAAGCAGAGCCGCATCAACGATCTGCTGCCGTGGAATTATGCTTCACAGCTGGGCGATTGA
- the nuoN gene encoding NADH-quinone oxidoreductase subunit NuoN: MNSDVTDFASLAPAYPELLLAVGALVLLLLGVVINKERSDVVSLLSMGLLLAAGVVIAVMPSDGIIFNGLFISDAFSRYMKLIVIGGAVLALLLARNNSEQHGVHKYEYSVLAVLATLGMLIMVSANDLMSLYVGLELQSLSLYVMAAIKRDDPRASEAGLKYFVLGALSSGMLLYGASLVYGFTGHTNLGAISAAIATEGRSIGLIFGLVFLLAGVAFKISAVPFHMWTPDVYEGAPTPVTAFFAMAPKVAAMSLMIRLVMDTFEPISRDWQQVVIFLSIASMVLAAFAAIGQKSIKRLIAYSSIGHVGFALVGLSSGTQVGVEGVAIYMAIYVIMTAGLFACILSLRTENGYVENIDDMAGAAQARPFVAAIMAVLMFSLIGLPPLAGFFAKWQVFLAAIEANLYVLSVIGMLASAVSAYYYLRVIKTMYFDEPKTQFVAVPGELNVIMAASGFLVVTYYFTLGNPLTSLAQTAAGSLF; this comes from the coding sequence ACGTTACTGATTTCGCGAGCCTGGCTCCCGCTTATCCCGAACTGCTGCTGGCAGTCGGCGCACTGGTGCTGCTGCTGCTCGGCGTGGTGATCAACAAGGAGCGCTCCGACGTTGTGTCGCTGCTCTCCATGGGCCTGCTGCTTGCGGCCGGCGTGGTCATTGCGGTGATGCCGTCGGACGGCATCATCTTCAATGGCCTGTTCATTTCCGACGCGTTCTCGCGCTACATGAAGTTGATCGTCATTGGTGGCGCTGTGCTGGCGCTGCTCTTGGCGCGCAACAATTCCGAGCAGCACGGCGTCCATAAATACGAGTATTCCGTACTCGCTGTACTGGCGACGCTGGGCATGCTGATCATGGTTTCGGCCAATGATCTGATGAGCCTTTACGTCGGTCTCGAGCTCCAGTCGCTCTCGCTTTACGTCATGGCCGCCATCAAGCGCGATGACCCCAGGGCTTCCGAAGCGGGCCTCAAGTATTTCGTCCTCGGCGCGCTTTCGTCAGGCATGCTGCTCTATGGTGCATCGCTGGTCTATGGCTTTACCGGCCACACCAATCTCGGCGCCATCTCGGCCGCAATCGCCACCGAGGGCCGCTCCATCGGCCTGATCTTCGGCCTTGTGTTCCTGCTCGCAGGCGTTGCCTTCAAGATTTCGGCCGTGCCGTTCCACATGTGGACGCCGGACGTCTATGAGGGCGCTCCGACCCCGGTCACTGCCTTCTTCGCCATGGCCCCCAAGGTGGCCGCCATGTCGCTGATGATCCGTCTCGTCATGGATACTTTCGAGCCGATCAGCCGCGACTGGCAGCAGGTCGTCATCTTCCTGTCCATCGCCTCCATGGTTCTGGCTGCCTTTGCGGCGATCGGGCAGAAGTCGATCAAGCGCCTGATCGCCTATTCGTCGATTGGCCACGTCGGTTTTGCGCTCGTGGGCCTTTCGTCGGGCACGCAGGTGGGTGTCGAAGGCGTTGCGATCTACATGGCCATCTATGTGATCATGACGGCCGGCCTCTTTGCCTGCATCCTGTCGCTGCGCACCGAGAATGGCTATGTCGAGAACATCGACGACATGGCCGGTGCGGCCCAGGCGCGTCCATTCGTGGCCGCGATCATGGCCGTTCTGATGTTCTCGCTGATCGGCCTGCCGCCGCTGGCCGGGTTCTTCGCCAAGTGGCAGGTGTTCCTCGCCGCGATCGAAGCCAATCTCTATGTGCTCTCGGTCATCGGCATGCTCGCCTCGGCAGTTAGCGCGTATTACTATCTGCGCGTGATCAAGACGATGTACTTTGACGAGCCGAAGACCCAGTTCGTTGCTGTGCCCGGTGAACTCAATGTCATCATGGCCGCGAGCGGCTTTCTCGTCGTCACCTACTACTTCACCCTCGGCAATCCGCTGACGTCGTTGGCGCAGACTGCTGCGGGAAGCCTGTTCTAG
- a CDS encoding biotin--[acetyl-CoA-carboxylase] ligase has product MANFALGAKARTAGYRVAGFDEIGSTNTEALAAAAAGDPGGIWFAALQQTAGRGRRGRAWQSTPGNLAASLLVIPDTDPDMIATLGFVAGVALAKALGTILPQGMLQSVETWDGRARVALKWPNDVLADGAKLAGILLEAARTRDGRQAIVIGIGVNVVAAPSDLPYPATSLRTLGIERSAEDVFEALSEAWVEAFGLWADGRGIGAVLDLWRHSAAGLGAPVAVTQDGVVRNGIFETIDSAGRLIMRDDEGARITITAGDVHFGATASARS; this is encoded by the coding sequence GTGGCAAACTTCGCACTTGGGGCCAAGGCCCGGACCGCGGGATATCGCGTTGCCGGTTTCGACGAGATTGGCTCGACCAACACTGAAGCACTCGCGGCGGCTGCCGCGGGTGATCCTGGCGGCATCTGGTTTGCAGCTCTTCAGCAGACCGCAGGGCGGGGGCGGCGCGGACGCGCCTGGCAGTCGACGCCCGGAAATCTTGCCGCGAGCCTGCTGGTAATTCCCGACACCGATCCCGATATGATTGCAACTCTCGGCTTTGTTGCCGGCGTCGCGCTCGCCAAGGCACTTGGCACAATCCTCCCCCAGGGCATGTTGCAGAGTGTCGAGACCTGGGATGGCCGCGCCCGAGTGGCGCTCAAATGGCCAAATGACGTGCTCGCCGACGGGGCCAAGCTGGCCGGTATCCTGCTCGAAGCGGCCCGAACGCGGGATGGTCGGCAAGCCATTGTCATCGGGATCGGCGTTAACGTCGTTGCAGCGCCTTCGGATTTGCCTTATCCAGCGACCTCTCTGCGTACGCTCGGCATAGAGCGATCCGCAGAAGACGTGTTCGAAGCCTTGTCCGAGGCTTGGGTCGAAGCATTCGGCCTGTGGGCCGATGGCAGAGGTATTGGAGCAGTGCTCGATCTCTGGCGCCATTCGGCTGCAGGCTTGGGCGCTCCGGTCGCCGTCACTCAGGATGGTGTCGTACGAAACGGCATCTTTGAAACGATCGATTCCGCCGGACGGTTGATCATGCGCGACGATGAAGGCGCGCGCATCACCATTACCGCCGGGGATGTACATTTTGGGGCAACGGCCAGCGCCCGAAGCTGA